The sequence below is a genomic window from Lolium perenne isolate Kyuss_39 chromosome 4, Kyuss_2.0, whole genome shotgun sequence.
TAAACATCCGTATATACAAAAATAGATGAAAAATAGATGGAAAATTGAATTACAATGGTTACCCTTCAATGTAATTCCTAGGAGCCTCAAGtacatcagcaaacaacattctatgcaAAGCAGTTACAGGGACTTCCTCTTCCCCAGATAGCTCCTTAAGCTCAAGACAATCATCAGAATCGCCGTCTGCATAGGAATCATACTCCTGAGCCACAGAACTACCTCCAACAACATTTGCAGTTTCAGGCTCCTTTCCCTTGCATGTACATGGCCCCGAACGCTCAAGACAACAATCCTCAAGACAATAATCAGAATCAGTGTCTGCATTGCCATCACCCTTCTGTGCCACAGAACTACCTCCAACAACATTTTCAGTTTCAGGCTCCTTTCTCTTGCAAGCACATGGCTGCTTCTTCAACTCAATTGACAAAAGAGAAACCATATCACGCATCTGATCAGCAAGACCACGTCCCGTTCTTATCATCGACGAAATGAAGATAGTCTTCCACATTTCTTTCAGCTTAGAACGTAACTGTAAATAAAAAACACAATTAAGAATGCAATTTACAATAACACAATAATTAAAAATCAAAAAACATAATAAAAAACCTTACATCATTATGCATTTCACCAGGAAACATATCTGAGATGTGACGATCGACTGCTTCACGAAGATGGTCAGGAATACCAGAACGAGAGTGAAAACCTGGATCTGCCATCTTTTCCAACCTGAACAAGCACTGGAGAACACTAAAATTAGTTCAGGTACAATGTGTGCAGCTTATCACTTTCGAAACTAGAAAAAACAGGACAACAAAAAAAGATTACAACAGAAACCACCTTTGTCGTCGCAATTGCATATCTTCACTACAAGTCTAAAACGATACGCGCCTTTGGCGCAAATACATCGACAACCAAACAAGGAAACCAAAAGAAAGCAACATAATTTACACGCATGCACTGGCGAAGACGTGTAACAGAACAGcacctttgctgccgctaaactctacAACAaataggtgcacaagtacaagagatatagatgcacaagtacaagagatataggtgcacaagtacaagagatataggtacacaagtacaagagatataggtgcacaagtacaagagatatacgtgcacaagtacaagagatataggtgcacaagtacaacAGATATAcatgcacaagtacaagagatatacgtgcacaagtacaagagatatacgTGCACAAGTACGATAGACTAAGCTACGCAAGTACAGAACAAATTGTCACACGAGTACCAAGGTCAAACACGAACAAGTACAAGACACAAAGGACAGCAAGTACCAGACAGAAACGGGTGGACAGAAGTACAAAACTATCTTATGAACAACCACTGGACAAACCCTAGAAATAGTTCAGGTACGATGTGTGATAAAACTAGACCAAACAGTACAACAAAATACACAGATAGAAACCACAAGAACCACCAGAGTCGTCGAATCTGCATGTCAACACGACACGGGAAACTCAGCGGCTCATCCAGAGCGGGTAAATCGACAAGAAAAAAGACCAAGAAACCCTAAATAGTGAAACTCAGCAGCTCATCCAGATGCATGTAACCACGAAATGTGGAATTATACGGATACTCCGACAAAGGCAAACCCTAACTGGTGTTACTCAGAAAGTGTATAACCAAGAAGAGGCGGAAGAAATCGATGAAAAAAGAACGACTTTACTGAGAGAAAATGCATCTGCATCCGCCTTCCGCATATTTTCCATTTGAAAGTGCTACCTCCCTCCCATTAATTCCCCAGAAAACTCACAGCCCGGAAATACAAAGGGAAAATACTGATTCGATCTAATCGAATCAAAGGGAAAAACCAAGATCTTAGAAACCCTAAGTAGGCAGAAAAACGCGACAGCGCTTACCACTGGAGCAGGAAAAACGTCCGCCGACGATGAGTTGCGAGAGGTTCTCGACAGCAACGGAGGAGAAGGGAAAATAGCAGCGCCGCCGACGAGACGACCAGCCGAAGGAACCAGAACCCACGACCAGCCCGCATTTGGCTTAAGAAGAATAAGGGAAAAAACGGAGATAAAGGCAGACGCGAAACGGGTCCCTGTAAACCCGTTAAGTGAGAAGCGGACCCGTTACGAGAAGTGGACGGTTCGCAAAATCACCAGAAAGCAACACGTGTCGAGCGCGGAGGAAGTCCACCGGCAAATTCCGCGCCCCACGTTCAACCACGTGTCGCGCGCGGAGAAAGTCTCTTCCCTTCTCAGAGGTCGGCCTTTTTCTAGAGTTTTCGTGCCACTACACGAAGGCCGACCTTTGAGAAGGGAAAAACCCATCCCCCGCGCGCGCTCTCGCGACGACACGTGTCGCGCGCGGAACGTGTCCCCGGGAAAAGACGCGAATCGTTTTCCGGGTTTGGTTTTTTCCCTTTACGCGCCGGTAGACCCGTTAACAATATGCGGACCCGTTAATCTTCTTTTTCCCTTTACGCGCGCAGTACGTTTTCAAAAAATTGGGCGGGACTTTCTTTTTGGCTTTTTCCCTTTGTATTTCCGGGCTGTGAGTTTTCTGGGGAATTAATGGGAGGGAGGTAGCACTTTCAAATTACAATTTTTTTTAATTCCAATAGAGTGCTACGAGATGACATATGTCGAAGCGATTGCTACGGCTCGGCTTCGCCTCGTATCAAGGCGCCTTCGGCGCATCAAACATTAATAAACATAATGAATGGCAGACATATGTCGTTGTCCCCGTTTGTCGTTACCCCCATATGTCGAAGCGATTGCTACGGCTCGGCTTCGCCTCGTATCAAGGAGCCTTCGGCGCATCAAACATTAATAAACATAATGAATGGCAGACATGTGTCGTTGTCCCCGTTTGTCGTTACCCCCATATGTCGAAGCGATTGCTACGGCTCGGCTTCGCCTCGTATCAAGGCGCCTTCGGTGCATCAAACATTAATAAACATAATGAATGGCAGACATATGTCGTTGTCCCCGTTTGTCGTTACCCCCATATGTCGAAGCGATTGCTACGGCTCGGCTTCGCCTCGTATCAAGGCGCCTTCGGCGCATCAAATTgttgtttttttttctattttttttcttttggaaAGGTTTCTGTTTGATTTTCTCTTTTATTCTCTGGAAGAGGAGCactgtactgtgtttctcttttgatttatctggaaagatttccgtttcctctagcgcaggtacacgtccgaaggggtgtgaagtacatcctcgtcgtagagacgagtacagcctaggtaggaagaggagaacggtactgtgtttctcttttggtttatctggaaagattttccgttttctctagcgcaggtacaggttcgaaggggtgtgaagtacatcctcgtcgTGGAGAAGAGTACAGCttatgtaggaagaggagcactgtactgtgtttctcttttgatttatctggaaagatttccgtttcctctagcgcaggtacacgtccgaaggggtgtgaagtacatcctcgtcgtagagacgagtacagcctaggtaggaagaggagaacggtactgtgtttctcttttggtttatctggaaagatttccgtttcctctagcgcaggtacacgtccgaaggggtgtgaagtacatcctcgtcgtagagacgagtacaggttatgtaggaagaggagcacggtactgtatttctctgttggtttatctggaaagatttccgtttcctctagcgcaggtacacatccgaaggggtgtgaagtacatccccggcgtagagacgagtacaggttatgtaggaagaggagcacggtactgtgtttttCTTTTGATTTATCTGTAAAGAGTTTCCGTTTtttctagcgcaggtacatgttcgAATAGTGGTGAGGTACATCCCCGGCGTAGATAGGAGTACAGgttaggtaggaagaggagcatggtactgtgtttttctttttgatttatctggaaagatttccgctTTCTCTAGCGTAGGTACATGTTCTATTGGGTGTCGAGTACGGCGATGACGGCTAGTCGTGTACAGGTTTCGCATCAAAATGAGTACAAGTCTGTTCTTCTCCATCGCAGGTACTGGTTCAAATGCTTGTCAAgtacaacggtgatggcgaaccgaGTACATGTTTCGCACAAAAAGGAGTACATGATTTTGTctctttccgttttctctagcccAGGTACAGGTGTAAAAGCGTGTCGAGTGCAGGGGTGACCGCGAGTCGAGTACAACTTATGTAGGAGTACAGGACTGTGTCTCTTTCCTTTTTCACTAGTGTAGTTACAGGTGCGAAGGCTTGTCGAGTACGGCGGTGAGGACGAGTCGAGTACAGTTCGAACATGTACTTACGTTTTCTCTTTTATTCTCTGAAAAGGTTACTGTGTTTTTCTttttgatttatctggaaagatttccgctttctctagcgtaggtacatgttctattgggtgtgaagtacatcctcgtcgtagagacgagtacagcctaggtaggaagaggagaCCGGTACTGtctttctcttttggtttatctggaaagatttccgtttcctctagcgcaggtacacgtccgaaggggtgtgaagtacatcctcgtcgTAGAGACAAGTACAGCGTCacaaccaagaggagtacgaggtagtttctctgtttgtttctctggaaagattttccattttctctagcgcaggtacaggttcaaaggggtgtgaagtacatcctcggCGTAGAGACGATTACAGGttatgtaggaagaggagcacggtactgtgttctcttttgatttatgtggaaagattttccgtttcctctagcgcaggtacacgtccgaaggggtgtgaagtacatcctcgtcgtagagatgagtacaggttatgtaggaagaggagcacggtactgtatttctcttttggtttctctggaaagattttccgttttctctagcgcaggtacaggttcgaaggtgtgtgaagtacatcctcgtcgtagagacgagtacaggttttgtaggaagaggagaacggtactgtgtttctcttttgatttatctggaaagatttccgtttcctctagcgcaggtacacgtccgaaggggtgtgaagtacatccccggcgtagagacgagtacaggttatgtaggaagaggagcacggtactgtgtttttCTTTTGATTTATCTGTAAAGAGTTTCCGTTttttctagcgcaggtacaggttcaaaggggtgtgaagtacatcctcggCGTAGAGACGATTACAGGttatgtaggaagaggagcacggtactgtgttctcttttgatttatgtggaaagattttccgtttcctctagcgcaggtacacgtccgaaggggtgtgaagtacatcctcgtcatagagacgagtacaggttatgtaggaagaggagcacggtactgtatttctcttttggtttctctggaaagattttccgttttctctagcgcaggtacaggttcgaaggtgtgtgaagtacatcctcgtcgtagagacgagtacaggttttgtaggaagaggagaacggtactgtgtttctcttttgatttatctggaaagatttccgtttcctctagcgcaggtacacgtccgaaggggtgtgaagtacatccccggcgtagagacgagtacaggttatgtaggaagaggagcacggtactgtgtttttCTTTTGATTTATCTGTAAAGAGTTTCCGTTTtttctagcgcaggtacatgttcgAATGGTGGTGAGGTACATCCCCGGCGTAGGTAGGAGTACAGgttaggtaggaagaggagcacggtactgtgtttttctttttgatttatctggaaagatttccgctTTCTCTAGCGTAGGTACATGTTCTATTGGGTGTCGAGTACGGCGATGACGGCTAGTCGTGTACAGGTTTCGCATCAAAATGAGTACAAGTCTGTTCTTCTCCATCGCAGGTACTGGTTCAAATGCGTGTCAAgtacaacggtgatggcgaaccgaGTACATGTTTCGCACAAAAAGGAGTACATGATTTTGTctctttccgttttctctagcccAGGTACAGGTGTAAAAGCGTGTCGAGTGCAGGGGTGACCGGGAGTCGAGTACAACTTATGTAGGAGTACAGGACTGTGTCTCTTTCCTTTTTCACTAGTGTAGTTACAGGTGCGAAGGcttgtcgagtacagcggtgaggACGAGTCGAGTACAGTTCGCAGCAAATGAATTTCAGACATATGACACTACCATTAACAATACAGTGTCAACAAATTCGAGTAGTTTCTCAAATATTACATATAAAATATTGAAAAGTACACGTGACACTAGCATTAACTAATAACCAAATACAAATACTTGAACGTAATTCGTTGCGTGGTTCACATTGTTTCTGTACGACACATTGTACTTATTTTAACTTACGCCTCACATTTTAGCTTTGTTATGACAAGCTTGAGCCAGGCACTGCCATGTAATAATGGAGATCCTCTTTCATATTTGAAGCTAAATGAGCAAATGTCTCCTTCTTTCAGGTAAAATTCTTGAACTATATCTCGGAAACCTTTCTTTATCATAGCTTTCCCATTCTTATCCATCTTCATGGTAGCATACATTGTAATGTCTCCCGATGTGCAGCTGAGAGCAACTTTAACCGGTTCTTGTATGAATCCCCGAATGTGTTCATTAGTGAATTCTTCTGAAAATTCCTAAGAAGATATTAACGAAGCATTATTAGTTTTGTTGTACAGTATGTCAGATGTTTTCTTGTCATGAAGACAGTAAGTATTTTATATAATTGACGAGATAGACTTACGAAAACTCCGATAAACTTACCATCTTAGATATGCCTCTTGTAACAAATGATTTAGTCATGGTGCAAATATAATGTTTAATAGCTGGTGTCTGGTTCGTGATGACTTCATTTGTCAGCTGGAGTACTTGAGTGTAATTCATCTCCACGTGGTTTCCAAAGACGCATGCTTCGTCAAAATTTTCGTTTCCATACAAACTCCCGTAAAGTCCTACAATCAAGAGGTATTATAAATTTTTCATTGAAAACTATATATTCACTGTAATGTTTGCTTTTTTGGTTGCTACTATTTGTACCTCTAATAGTTATCTTGTTTAACACCTCTGAGATAAACTGTGCATAACTTTCATCAATATCTTTGTCAACACCTTTTTCCGTGCTGTTGTCACTTTCATCATTGCTTTGCCTCTTTTCAGTGGCAGTGTTGGTTGTACCCTGATTACCTGTTGCGTGACTTTCCTACAGTTTAGATGCATTAATATCATATAGTTTAGATGCATTAAGATTTAAATAAAATTAAATTAACTTTCATTGCATGACATGAAGTAATATGGTTTATACGCAACTAAGTATTAACTTATGATTATTTGAAAACCTGGTCTTGAGGGTCGACGCCGTATGTTGGATAGTTGTTGCACAAGTTTCCGTATTCCTCTGCCCTTGATTGCGCAGTCTCCTGAATTCTTGCAAGCAGTGTTTCCTAGATATGACATTTCAATTATTAATTCATTCATTGTAAATCATATTTAAATTGAATTTAGGTCAACTTTCATTGTATTTGATGAGTAATATATTTTTTGAAACCTGGTAGTGAGGGTCGGCCTCGCATATTGGACAGCTTCTGCACAAGTATCCGTACTTCTTTGCCCTGTTGTGTGCATCCTCTTGCAGTCTTGAGAGCATTTTCTATGTAGAACAAAAAGGTAACCATCAAATTGCATATGCTTGCAATATATTTTGGAGACCAAGGAACTACAGATTATTCACTAATGCAAACAAATACATTTTTGATATAAATAATTTATTTGTTTCAACTTAGTTCGAAGTGATaatgaaattcatttgatttatAGTTATATCTTTTCTTATTTGTCATTTAAATATCATAGTGTGGAATATTAGTATATTTTAgcaacgaatatattgttcatgacCTATATTAATCATTTAACCTTGTTTTCTTGGTTGACTTGGAATTAAAATTTTATATACTTATTGATATCTCTGTGTCCGCCGACATTTGATCTTTTTCCCTTGGTTGACCTCGAATACGATGTATGTGTGTGATGTTTGTTCCTATTAGATCCATGAGCGGAACTTCAAGTTCGTGCTTGATTCACGAGTTGGCAAAAGAAAGCGTAGTGAGACTGTTTTCCAAAAGAGGACCCTAGATCTATTTTCTGCATTATTGTGGTATGCGACTGATCTATTTATAACATAGAGTTTCCACCGAATCTATAAGTTTTGGAGATATACATACCAATGATCCGAAACCTGGGATAGTTTTCCGAATTGAAGCTGGTGTGCTGTGATGGAGATGCCGGCGATGCTCCCTTGCTGTTGTTGCTTTCTTTTCCTGTTTTGGATAAGGAGGTGGATTCTTGCAAAGCGGTTGGTGTGGAACTGTTGGTTTTAGAAGCCAAGTAGAGTAGTTTTGGTGTGGTTTCTACCCAAAGACATTTCTGACCTACTTCGGGGTGTTATTGTCCATTCACTTTTATATTTATTCTATTATGACTCTATACATTTGGGACCTACTTGGGGGCATTATCGTCCACTCTGTTTTATGTTTATTCTATTCTGCCACTATTACATCCGGGAGCTACTGTGAGGTCTTGTCGTCCACTCTCTTTTACACTTATTGTATTCTGTCTTTATGACATACGGGACCTAGTGCGGTGTTTTGTCGTCCAAAGGCCTTTTACATATATTATATTGTTCCAAAGATGTTGTGGATGTTGTGGTTCATTAGTTTCCTATGTGTGGATGGGATTGTTCTCAAAAAGACAATAATAGGAAAGACAATAGCGCAGGTACAAGTGCAAGGCTTGTACAGTACAGCGGTGGCGGAAATACGAGTACAGCGTCTTCACTAAGAGGAGCACTTGACCTTGTTTCTCTGGATTATTCCCGTTTTTGTCTATTGTAGTTGAAGGTGCAAGGCTTGGTTGGTATGGAGGTGAGGGATTAACGAGTACAGCGTCTGCATCAAGAGGAGCACGTTCTGTGTTCCTCTGGATGATTttcgttttgtctagcgcaggtacaggtgcaagacttgtggagtacagatgtgaagtggagacgagtacaccatcctcacggtgaggagcacggtactgtgtttccctttgttattttccgttttgtctagcgcaggtacaggtgcaagacttgtggagtacagatgtgaggtggagacgagtacaccatcctcacggtgaggagcacggtactgtgtttccctttgttattttccgttttgtctagcgcaggtacaggtgcaagacttgtggagtacagatgtgaggtggagacgagtacaccatcatcacggtgaggagcacggtactgtgtttccctttgtgattttccgttttgtctagcgcaggtacaggtgcaaggtttGTGGAGTACAGATGTGAGGTAGAGACGAATATAGTATCCGCACGGTGAGGAGCACTGTACTGTGTTTCCCTTTGtgattttccgttttgtctagcgcaggtacaggtgcaagacttgtggagtacagatgtgaggtggagacgagtacaccatcatcacggtgaggagcacggcatcgtgtttccctttgtgattttccgttttgtctagcgcaggtacaggtgcaaggtttgtggagtacagatgtgaggtagagacgagtacagtatccgcacggtgaggagcactgtactgtgtttccctttgtgattttccgttttgtctagcgcaggtacaggtgcaagacttgtggagtacagatgtgaggtggagacgagtacaccatcatcacggtgaggagcacggtactgtgtttccctttgttattttccgttttgtctagcgcaggtacaggtgcaaggcttgtggagtacagatgtgaggtagagacgagtacagtaTCCGCACGGTGAGGAGCACTGTACTGTGTTTCCATTTGtgattttccgttttgtctagcgcaggtacaggtgcaaggtttGTGGAGAAAAGATATGAGGGAGAAACGAGTACAGCATCCGCACGGTAAGGAGCACGGTACCGTGTTTCCCTTTGtgattttccgttttgtctagcgcaggtacaggtgcaaggcttgTGGAGTACAGATATGAGGTAGTGACGAGTACAGCATCCGCACGATGAGGAGCACGGTACCGTGTTTCCCTTTGtgattttccgttttgtctagcgcaggtacaggtgcaaggcttgTGTAGTACAGATGTGTGGGAGAAACGAGTACAGCATACTCACGGTGAGGAGCACTATACCGTGTTTCCCTTTGTTTCCCTTTGtgattttccgttttgtctaACGCAGGTACATGTGCAATGATTGTGGATTACGGAGGTGACAGAGAGACAAGTATAGTGTCCGCACCAATGGGAGCAGCGGTCCGtgtttctgtttgtttctctgcAACAATTTCTGTTTTGTCTAGCGGAGGTACATGTGGAAGGATTGTGGAGTACGGTGGTGAcatagagacgagtacagcgtccgtaccaaccgtgtttttttttgtttctctgcAACAATTTCTGTTTTGTCTGGCGGAGTTACATGTGCAAGGATTGTGGAGTACAAAAGGTGATGGAGATACGAGTACAGTGTCCGCACCAAGAGGAGCAAAAATTTGTTCTGCAAGAttttgtttttgattttttttccctGCGAGGTACAATGCAACCAACATGGTTAGAAAAGAGTACACTTGTTTCACATTGATAATCACTGGTTCGAATCAGGAAGTTATGCAATGATATGTTTGCGGATTTTCAACTTTGCAGACGTTTACAAAAAGTACAGATACTAAAAAAGTTGTAGGTAGTTCAAACCAACGTCTTAGTACAGACATTCATCACACTTCAGTTGTAGAAGTAAATGTTTTCTGATGCTTCCATTTGGCCATCATCTTGCACCTGTAAATCAAAGATATAACATAAAAAGTTTATTATAAAAAAATTATTTATTTTGTAAATTCACCACAGCAACTTAATAGTATTACTTTATTTTGTATTCAATGAACAAGTTAATATTATCTTCATTGTTTGATTGTACCTGAATCCTTTCTTTTGTAGAAGCAGGTTACTTCGCAACCTGTTACGATATGTTAACAAGTTAGAAAAATAATTTAAACGGTTGCTGTATTTGTAATTGAAGTTAACTCATATGTAGTCGAGGTTAACTCACATTTTTTCCACTTCTTGTTTTTTCTGCAGTGCCTTCTTTAGTTGGAGATGCAGCTTCTTTGTCAACCTGGTTTTTTGTATTTAAACTTTATTAGTCTTATATTGTTGTAGTTGGAAATTTAAAATTATGATTTGTAAGTAGTTAGATTAGTTAAATTTGAACAGACACAACAAAAAATTGCCAGTGTGATTATGTCTTTTGTCGTACCTCATTATTTGCTATCCTTTCATCTTGCTAAATTTGCTTGCAACGTTCATCCTGTGCTTTCTTGAACAATGCGAAAGTTTGTCTGAGATGAAATGTTGTCTTCTGTAAACTTTCTATAACTTTAGCTTCGTTGTCAGAAATTTCTTTGACAGTAGATGCTTGGTTTTCAGCAGCTGTTCCATTTTTGAGGCGGTCAAATGTAGTTGGTACTTTGTGTGATAGGTCGTATGCGCTAGTCAGCAGGTTGTCAATCTGTTCCAATGTATCTTCTGATACACTGGTGTTTTCTTCTTCAATGGAACCACCAGCTGGAATGCTTGATTCTCTGAAAGTACGCTTTGCCGACATCATTTGGTCTTCATGATGCGGATACATTCTTTTTAGTGGATTCCTTTTCTGGTAGTAAACTATGTCATTTGGTGCTTTCCACTGTTGGGATGAGAAAATGAAAACATTGTATTAACTTATGCAATATGAGATACAATTAACAAAAAAAGATAAAGGGTCATTGAAATTTTCTTACAGGTAAGTTTCCAAATATCCAGGTATTGGGGTCTTCCCCGCCTTTTTTAGCACTGATCCGCTGCAGCGATGCTCTTTAGTTTTTCATAATCCATGAAGTGTGTACGAGGTGTTCTTGTGTCCAGGTCTGAAAGGCCTTGTTTCATATAACAGTCAAGATATAACAGAACTGGTGCTATGATGCAGCCAGGCAGGGCAGTCCATTTTGATTTAGATTTTCTGTACTGAATGACTG
It includes:
- the LOC127349236 gene encoding uncharacterized protein, whose product is MADPGFHSRSGIPDHLREAVDRHISDMFPGEMHNDLRSKLKEMWKTIFISSMIRTGRGLADQMRDMVSLLSIELKKQPCACKRKEPETENVVGGSSVAQKGDGNADTDSDYCLEDCCLERSGPCTCKGKEPETANVVGGSSVAQEYDSYADGDSDDCLELKELSGEEEVPVTALHRMLFADVLEAPRNYIEGSEKILEVGGKSVSWHSFYLAMKGGGFMDPSVMDVFLKCVDDGLDFLFIPSSLAHILDVDEADPIHLAASFAEHDLKYYSLDREEACLSCFVWRLYFFYYKYRGCFLISRVIV